From one Coffea eugenioides isolate CCC68of chromosome 11, Ceug_1.0, whole genome shotgun sequence genomic stretch:
- the LOC113751849 gene encoding receptor-like protein EIX2, whose translation MEHHLLGTSLSLLLVMFLFSSILVTSHFPFGRSKQAYTHSNVSCIESERQAFLQFRNGLIDESNHLSSWIGEDCCSWEGIGCHKNTGHVVKLDLQNAKPLHSNNVFTYCKYCLGGQLSPFLVNLTNLRYLDLSKNNFSGIQVPTFLGLLKNLRYLNLANAVFDGEIPRHLGNLSCLRHLELGGVTPSLTWNRLTTKDLDWIVGLSSLEGLILSEVNLGAAKDGLQTINMFPSLTSFELSGCGLFINPHLSQVNFTSLSSHELGESNFNNYTIPPWLHNLTGLHNLGLSSNHLSDPIHGLSEQMTSLVYLDLGENRFDASTLMSLCNVSSLNYLDLSFNDMQGSIPSEIGQLSKLQVLDISSNSLTGVLSEEHFAKLGELKSLNLSENLFTLNVSSWWVPPFQLREIMMSSIKVGPLFPVWLRTQKEVQSLEMQNAGISDSIPNWFGVLCYEIYIVDFSNNNLTWNPLEFKQMKKSPPMVILQA comes from the coding sequence ATGGAGCATCATCTTCTTGGCACTTCTTTGTCTTTACTACTAGTAATGTTCTTATTCAGTTCTATTCTCGTCACCAGCCATTTTCCGTTTGGCCGCAGCAAACAAGCTTATACTCATTCAAATGTCTCCTGTATCGAGAGTGAACGACAAGCTTTTCTTCAATTCAGAAATGGGTTGATAGATGAATCGAATCATCTGTCATCTTGGATAGGAGAGGACTGCTGTTCATGGGAAGGTATTGGTTGTCACAAAAACACTGGTCATGTGGTGAAACTTGATCTACAAAATGCGAAGCCGTTACACTCAAATAATGTATTTACTTATTGCAAATATTGCTTGGGAGGCCAATTAAGTccatttttggtcaatttgaccaatttgcgATACCTGGACTTGAGCAAGAATAATTTTTCAGGAATCCAAGTTCCCACATTCCTtggattgttgaaaaatttGAGATACTTAAATCTTGCAAATGCAGTGTTTGACGGTGAAATTCCCCGCCATCTAGGAAATCTCTCATGTTTACGGCATTTAGAACTTGGAGGTGTAACTCCCTCCTTAACATGGAATCGATTGACAACGAAGGATCTCGACTGGATTGTTGGGCTTTCTTCTTTAGAAGGCCTAATCCTGTCTGAGGTGAATCTCGGTGCCGCTAAAGATGGTTTACAGACAATTAACATGTTTCCTTCACTAACAAGCTTCGAATTGTCTGGTTGTGGACTTTTCATCAATCCTCATCTTTCACAGGTCAATTTCACATCTCTTTCTTCCCATGAACTCGGTGAAAGTAATTTCAACAACTACACGATCCCTCCTTGGCTCCATAATCTTACTGGTCTCCATAATCTTGGTCTTAGCTCTAATCATCTTTCCGATCCAATTCATGGCCTATCCGAACAAATGACCTCTCTAGTTTATCTCGATCTAGGGGAAAACCGCTTTGATGCATCAACGTTGATGTCACTTTGCAATGTGAGCAGTCTTAATTATTTGGATCTGAGTTTTAATGATATGCAAGGGTCGATACCGAGTGAAATAGGCCAACTTTCGAAGTTGCAAGTATTGGATATTTCTTCCAACTCATTAACTGGTGTATTATCTGAAGAGCATTTTGCAAAACTCGGAGAGCTAAAGTCATTGAACCTATCTGAAAACTTATTCACTCTGAATGTGAGCTCCTGGTGGGTTCCTCCTTTTCAACTCCGAGAAATTATGATGTCATCCATCAAAGTAGGCCCCCTATTTCCAGTTTGGCTTCGAACGCAAAAGGAGGTTCAAAGTTTAGAGATGCAGAATGCAGGCATTTCTGATAGCATACCCAACTGGTTTGGAGTGCTTTGTTATGAAATTTATATTGTAGATTTCTCCAACAACAACCTAACTTGGAATCCGTTGGAGTTCAAACAAATGAAGAAGAGTCCTCCGATGGTAATTCTCCAAGCATAG